ATGAAAATCTAGAGGGTTCTTTTTAGACAATcattattgttggattttgaaACTTATCTATTACCTTAATTTTGGTTTCCAAATGATGAAAAATTGACATCTATTtaagatttcaatttttttcttcttgattttttccttctttttttttttttggcaattaAATTGGCATCACTGTAATAAGTTAAAGACTGTTGTTTGTTCAATCCCATGAGTTGGGTTTTTGCAAGACCTCTAAAATTGTTATATAAAGAAACCCTTTTCAGCTTTCTCTGCTTCTAATTGTTTGATTGAAAATTTGTTTGTATTTTATGTGAATTAATTTACGTCTTGTTTAAATTATTGAAGTTTAATTATCTGTTTAAGTTTCATTTTTCCCAGCATGAAATAATTTCCTGAATTAATCTGATCAGGTAATGTTGTGGAAGTCATCGTGTGTAAAACAATACTAACATGGTAGACTCATTCTTAAGAGCATTGTGGTAGAATAAAACGCAATTCCACCGTCTTTGTAGAATGTGAGTTTTATGGTCTGCATAGTTTCGAAGCTGAGTAACTGACAAGAAACTAATcacttactaaaaaaaattgaaaggaaatTAATCACCAACTGACCGCCCAAATGTCTGCAAAGGTCTTGGAGACGAAAGATGAACCGATTGCCAGATTTTTGTGGtgatatgcatgcatgcttgtaTGTGAATGTGGCGCTGATGGGAGTGGGGTTGACTAGAGAAACTAAAGCATTTGGTAACCTAGGTTAGGGTGGTTAGGTACATCTTTGCAGAATCATCACTGTTTACAATTACCAGTGTTCATATTAGAAGTCCACAGTTGTTTTCAACATTTTTCTAACCATGTcatgtttcttaattttgttGTCTATGCTTCAAGAATGTATAATGCTTGTTATTAATTTCCCAATTTGATGGGGAGTGAACATACTGCCTTCTTCCCCTGTAAGCATGAAGTTAGTGCAGGAAATTGCATTTAGTCTTTTATTAATCTTGGTAATTTTATTCATATGTTACAGATAAGTTTTGTTATACTTGCATTGTACAATGGACCAAAGTTGTTGCTGGCAAGCTCTCTCGCCCACTTCCCTCTGTAAAATGTCCCCTCTGCAAGGTTCAGTTTGATCTATTGTTCTTTCAGACTACTACACCCtggttgggttttttttttttttttttctttctttaccagttattttattttattttttggttatgGCTTCCACCGGTTAAGGGTTTCATTCACAGATAGAAATATGCACTCTAATGTCACAAATTATCATAATCATGCTTTTGTCTGTCTGGAAAAACTTCACAGATTGGTTCAGAATCGGTGACAAGATTATTATCACAAATTGACACTAAacttttgtttaattttcagaCAGAAAATTTTTCTATAATACATGGATATGATGGAAATTCTTTTCAACAGCATCCTATCAATCAGGATTTTGAGCATAGGTATCATCCTCTCAATTTATCttcttttgtttctcctttttttatttattttttgcctttatgatatttttgatTGGTGCCTTCTTCTATGTTTTTAGATTCCTTTGTTTATGTTACTTCATGTAATGGTGCTACAGTTTTGTATTAACAAGAGGACACAAGTATAGATTACAGTGCTATTACTCTGAACCAGGtcttatttggtttcttctcaTTCCTATCTGTTTGTTATTCTATTTCCTGATAAAGCCGTTGTTTCCCAATATTCACTTTTTAAAGCTACTGCATGTTCAATCAGGTGTCGTAAGTGACATATTCAATGCATCACGGTATTGGAAGTCTCGTAAGTATCTTCAGCCAAACCGCTGGCTCCAAAGTTGGTTGAGAAGGGAAATTCAAGCTCTGATGCAGGTCGTGTATAAACCAGTTTATTGTTTCCTTAATGTACATAGAAAATGTTTCAGTGTCCCTAGAATCTTCATGATTGAGTTCTACATATCAATTAACATGGACCCTCATCTAGAAAGGTTGGCAGTATAATGAAAACTCTTGGAATCAAGTGTGATGTAGAAAAAACACTATAGGCATTTAggtgttttattttctaattcaaattCCTTGGGTGATTGCTCCAGTATAGGACATATATTTCAGTATATATTAAGGTCCTTTTTTGAATGCTTATTGGTTGTGTGAATATGTTCTCATTGAATCATCAGCTATAAATTTCTGTAAGTACGGGTACATCTTACAAAGTTGTTGAGTAAGTTTACTTTTTCTGCTTTCTAATGCAACTACATAGTTTTGACTCCTGTTGAGTAACGGTTACCTTTTGCAACTTCATTTGTAGGAGGAAGATGTTGACGTTATTGTGCACCACATACTTGGTGTAATTGACTCATTCGTATCACGGTAATAGTTTACTACTATCTGCATCTTAAACAGATTGAATATGAgttgataatggaaagcaatcATCTAATGTTCACAATTTATTTGTCCtagttcttttccttctttggatGGGATACAACAAAAGGTTTACCATGAAAGAATGATTATATTGGATG
This genomic window from Carya illinoinensis cultivar Pawnee chromosome 7, C.illinoinensisPawnee_v1, whole genome shotgun sequence contains:
- the LOC122315216 gene encoding uncharacterized protein LOC122315216, which codes for MNEVDDKGSSCSTGDLNLCPICLGPFVQDSYLDKCFHKFCYTCIVQWTKVVAGKLSRPLPSVKCPLCKTENFSIIHGYDGNSFQQHPINQDFEHSFVLTRGHKYRLQCYYSEPGVVSDIFNASRYWKSRKYLQPNRWLQSWLRREIQALMQEEDVDVIVHHILGVIDSFVSRNEPKSHVKIPETKGEELKALVCDAARPFLGARTDRFVNEVELFLASGLNIEAYDAVYMQRLGWSFPGVTSKASEGAHSGQTTVIPYLYIFDADSDGPD